In a single window of the Necator americanus strain Aroian chromosome X, whole genome shotgun sequence genome:
- a CDS encoding hypothetical protein (NECATOR_CHRX.G21429.T1): MRSLITGISTSFLTFSVYLTVVHGNKAEVNKHLELGKSFLAKGQFADALTHYHAAIEMDPTNYLTFYRRATVYLAMGKSKQAIPDLDKVVELKEDFTAARIQRGNVLLKQGEIDAAESDFHAVLATEPSHSEVSAKLDLIADLRQYVHQAKSFYERDDQHSAEYYLNKALEHLVWDPSLYRMRAKCLESRGEIRKAIADMRTLTKLVADSTEDFLKISHLYYGIGDVEEALSQIRECLKLNPDHKECFPFYKKVKKLAKMRESLNDAKQREDWMGCLEKGQQILKYENKVLGIQMDTFRQLCKCNMEAGHITEAIQQCTEVLTNSDPNDVDVLCDRAEAYIMDERYDEAIEDYQKAQQVNEDSRRVREGLDKAQKLKKQAGKRDYYKILGLKRNASKRDITKAYRKMAQKWHPDNFNDAAEKKKAEQKFIDIAAAKEVLSDDEKRAQYDQGIDPLDPEAQQQGHTHFHSGFPGGFMFREGGGPFSFKFNF, translated from the exons ATGCGTTCCCTTATCACAGGGATTTCTACTTCATTTCTCACGTTCAGCGTGTATTtga CGGTGGTCCATGGCAATAAAGCTGAAGTCAATAAGCATCTCGAACTTGGTAAATCATTTCTCGCGAAA ggCCAATTCGCCGATGCACTTACTCATTATCATGCTGCAATAGAAATGGATCCAACGAATTATTTAACGTTTTATCGAAGGGCAACTGTTTATCTTGCTATGGGCAAGAGTAAACAAGCTATTCCAGATCTCGACAAAGTTGTTGAACTCAAAGAAGATTTCACAGCG gctaGAATACAAAGGGGAAATGTTCTCCTGAAACAGGGTGAAATTGATGCTGCTGAGAGCGATTTCCACGCAGTC ttGGCCACTGAACCATCACACTCTGAAGTTTCGGCAAAACTTGACCTCATTGCGGATCTACGGCAATACGTTCATCAAGCTAAATCATTCTACGAACGAGATGATCAACATTCTGCTGAATACTACTTGAACAAAGCACTTGAG CATCTCGTCTGGGATCCGTCATTGTATCGGATGCGTGCAAAATGTCTGGAATCTCGTGGTGAAATTCGTAAAGCAATCGCTGATATGCGAACACTTACTAAACTAGTGGCCGACAGTACGGAAgacttcctgaaaatttctcacCTTTACTATGGAATCGGAGATGTAGAAGAAGCACTTTC TCAAATCCGAGAATGTCTGAAACTTAATCCTGACCACAAGGAGTGCTTCCCTTTTTATAAGAAGGTGAAGAAACTTGCCAAAATGCGAG aaTCCTTGAATGATGCTAAGCAGCGTGAAGACTGGATGGGTTGTCTTGAAAAAGGTCAACAGATCCTCAAATACGAAAATAAAGTGCTTGGTATTCAAATGGATACGTTCCGGCAGCTCTGTAAATGTAATATGGAA GCCGGTCATATCACTGAGGCAATCCAGCAATGCACAGAAGTGCTAACAAACAGCGATCCGAACGATGTGGACGTTCTCTGTGACCGAGCTGAGGCATACATAATGGACGAACGATACGATGAAG ctaTCGAAGACTATCAGAAAGCCCAGCAGGTGAACGAGGATTCGAGACGAGTTCGAGAAGGTTTAGATAAAGcacagaaactgaaaaaacaaGCCGGAAAACGAGATTACTACAAAATTCTTGGACTCAAAAG aaatgccAGTAAACGCGATATTACGAAGGCGTATCGAAAAATGGCGCAGAAATGGCATCCTGATAACTTTAACGATGCGgccgaaaagaagaaagctgaACAGAAGTTTATCGATATTGCTGCCGCTAAGGAAGTGTTATCGGATGACG aaAAACGTGCCCAATATGATCAAGGAATCGATCCACTTGACCCAGAGGCACAACAACAAGGTCACacacattttcattccgg GTTCCCGGGCGGTTTTATGTTCCGTGAAGGTGGCGGACCGTTTAGTtttaagtttaatttttaa
- a CDS encoding hypothetical protein (NECATOR_CHRX.G21428.T1) — protein sequence MGVDLLMISWIFSNPSLFPVPFGESFVAVRGGGGRRRSGDDDTCERADPSTTVRAHARTHGGRRRNGSVGHCLWDKAIVLIQ from the exons ATGGGAGTGGATCTTTTGATGATTTCGTGGATCTTTTCAAATCCCTCATTATTCCCCGTCCCCTTCGGTGAATCGTTCGTTGCTGTACGGGGTGGTGGTGGTCGTCGACGGAGCGGCGACGACGATACGTGCGAGCGTGCAGATCCGTCGACCACCGTGCGcgcgcacgcacgcacgcacggtGGTCGACGACGCAATGGCTCGGTCGGTCACTGTCTCTGG GATAAGGCAATCGTATTGATTCAATGA